From Pelosinus fermentans DSM 17108, the proteins below share one genomic window:
- a CDS encoding glucose 1-dehydrogenase, whose product MELFSLQKKVAVVIGGSKGLGKGIAIGLAQAGATVVLGSRNQIELDQAAADIRSKVNADVIGISVDITSIEAIQQFVNEVVKLKGSIDILVNSAGINIRKKALDFTENDWDNVMDIQLKYVFFMNQVVGKYMIDEKIKGKIINIASLTSVLGFKGMVAYCSAKAGIIQMTKALANEWAEYGINVNAIGPGYYETDMTKQLFSDKKKVESMIENIPLKRIGLPKDLTGTAILLASDASAYITGQVIYVDGGWLIE is encoded by the coding sequence ATGGAACTATTTTCACTACAGAAAAAAGTCGCCGTAGTAATAGGTGGAAGTAAAGGACTTGGAAAAGGTATTGCAATCGGCCTGGCTCAAGCAGGGGCAACAGTGGTATTAGGCAGTAGAAATCAAATAGAACTAGATCAGGCAGCTGCAGATATAAGGAGTAAAGTGAATGCAGATGTTATTGGTATTTCTGTAGATATAACGTCGATAGAAGCAATACAGCAATTTGTGAATGAAGTAGTAAAACTGAAAGGCAGCATAGATATTTTAGTGAATAGTGCCGGAATCAATATTAGGAAAAAAGCTTTAGATTTTACAGAAAATGATTGGGATAACGTTATGGATATCCAATTAAAGTATGTTTTTTTTATGAATCAAGTAGTAGGTAAGTATATGATTGATGAAAAAATCAAAGGAAAGATTATAAATATTGCATCATTAACCAGTGTTTTAGGATTTAAAGGCATGGTAGCTTATTGCTCAGCCAAAGCTGGTATTATACAAATGACAAAAGCATTAGCAAATGAATGGGCTGAATATGGAATTAATGTCAATGCAATTGGACCAGGCTATTATGAAACGGATATGACGAAACAACTATTTAGTGACAAAAAAAAGGTGGAATCAATGATTGAAAATATACCCCTAAAACGTATAGGACTGCCGAAGGATTTAACAGGAACTGCTATATTATTGGCATCAGATGCATCTGCATACATCACCGGTCAGGTAATATATGTAGATGGTGGTTGGCTAATAGAATGA
- a CDS encoding aspartate aminotransferase family protein, producing MEKLKTEKSKALFEETKMYLVDGVASSFHKAADEEYPICLEKGKGSKVYDVDGNEYIDYIGAFGPMILGFCPDAVNQAVIKQLDKGSHLSAVTVDLCNLSKKLTEIIPCAEKVSYQNSGTEANMHAFRLARAYTGKKKIIKFEGQYHGWSDEEKVSIDANFVSELGVREHPNRLFHSKGQRHETADDIIILPWNDLELLECVMQKYSSEIAAVITEPIMCDSGPILPKPGYLAGMRALSIRYNIVLIFDEVITGFRVALGGAQQYYNVTPDLAVFAKAIAAGYPFAAIAGKKEIMESGVQASGTFNANPIAVAASLATIETLEKGEIYKQFELLGNLLTKGIIELGQIYNITLFCHSVRSICMIVFGMSEPAEDFRDYIEKADSNGYKLFVKKAQEYGIRFTSKRGRIYLSSQHTEEDIMKTLEVIKLIFSEIKGDM from the coding sequence ATGGAAAAGCTGAAAACTGAAAAGTCAAAAGCATTATTTGAGGAAACTAAAATGTATTTGGTGGATGGTGTTGCTAGTTCCTTTCATAAAGCAGCTGATGAGGAGTATCCTATTTGTCTGGAAAAAGGCAAAGGATCAAAAGTGTATGATGTAGATGGTAATGAATATATTGATTATATCGGAGCATTTGGACCAATGATTTTGGGATTTTGTCCAGATGCAGTAAACCAAGCAGTTATCAAACAGCTTGATAAAGGTTCGCATTTATCTGCTGTGACAGTTGACTTGTGTAATTTATCAAAAAAGCTCACCGAAATTATTCCTTGTGCAGAAAAAGTATCTTATCAGAATTCAGGAACAGAAGCCAATATGCATGCATTTCGACTGGCAAGAGCATATACCGGCAAGAAAAAAATAATTAAATTTGAAGGACAATATCATGGTTGGTCGGATGAGGAGAAAGTAAGTATTGATGCAAATTTTGTAAGTGAACTTGGAGTAAGAGAGCATCCTAATAGACTTTTTCATTCCAAAGGGCAAAGGCATGAGACTGCTGATGATATCATCATTCTTCCTTGGAATGATTTAGAACTTTTAGAATGTGTTATGCAGAAATACTCTTCGGAAATTGCTGCCGTTATAACTGAACCTATTATGTGTGATTCCGGGCCTATATTGCCAAAACCTGGTTATTTGGCGGGAATGAGAGCATTATCGATTCGATATAATATTGTGTTGATTTTTGATGAAGTAATCACTGGTTTTCGAGTAGCTCTTGGCGGGGCACAACAATATTATAATGTTACACCGGATCTTGCTGTATTTGCCAAGGCAATCGCTGCAGGATATCCTTTTGCTGCCATTGCGGGAAAAAAAGAAATTATGGAATCGGGAGTACAAGCATCTGGTACATTTAATGCAAATCCAATTGCGGTAGCAGCCTCATTAGCGACAATAGAGACCCTGGAAAAGGGCGAGATTTATAAACAATTTGAGTTATTAGGGAATCTGTTAACAAAAGGAATAATCGAATTAGGACAAATATATAATATTACATTATTCTGCCATTCAGTTAGATCAATCTGTATGATTGTATTTGGAATGAGTGAACCAGCAGAAGATTTCAGGGATTATATTGAAAAGGCTGATAGTAATGGTTATAAGCTTTTTGTAAAAAAGGCGCAAGAATATGGAATTCGATTTACATCTAAAAGAGGAAGAATTTATCTTTCATCGCAGCACACAGAGGAAGATATTATGAAGACCCTGGAAGTGATTAAACTAATTTTCTCTGAAATAAAAGGAGACATGTAA
- a CDS encoding substrate-binding periplasmic protein, whose amino-acid sequence MRRMYKKFTLLAVIVFLVSMVLTGCGSSTSADKSDAVKKDPNASATLNKLREKGVLTVGSSNDAPFAYLDASTKEFSGVDAVIIKEIAKRLGINKVEMKQIPFENLLIELNKSTIDMVTDAMYIKPARLEQALFTDVWYKEGEAVVVKKDSSIKAKEDLKDKVVGGQKGTAFLEVAEKWVAEGKAKEIKIFSNQAELMMAVNTGKIDACVTDGIVAGYTLKQDSSLDLRILSPYDAEAAGKIGAALRFEDKEFNAEVNKTLNDMKKDGTLMKILQEFGLNQDYFVSVEDGKTTNTK is encoded by the coding sequence ATGAGAAGAATGTACAAAAAATTTACGCTGTTAGCAGTTATTGTTTTTTTAGTATCAATGGTATTGACGGGATGTGGTTCTTCAACGTCGGCAGATAAATCAGATGCGGTAAAAAAAGATCCTAATGCCAGTGCAACGTTAAATAAATTAAGAGAAAAGGGAGTTTTAACAGTAGGTTCATCAAATGATGCTCCCTTTGCATATCTTGATGCAAGTACTAAAGAGTTTTCAGGTGTCGATGCCGTGATTATAAAGGAAATTGCCAAACGGCTAGGCATCAATAAGGTGGAAATGAAGCAGATACCATTTGAAAACCTTTTAATTGAATTGAATAAAAGTACGATTGATATGGTAACCGATGCAATGTATATTAAACCGGCACGACTAGAGCAAGCTCTATTTACCGATGTTTGGTACAAAGAGGGAGAAGCAGTTGTTGTTAAAAAGGATTCTAGTATTAAAGCGAAGGAAGATTTAAAAGATAAAGTAGTCGGTGGGCAGAAAGGAACAGCTTTTCTTGAAGTAGCAGAAAAATGGGTTGCTGAAGGGAAAGCAAAAGAAATAAAAATATTCAGCAATCAGGCTGAACTTATGATGGCTGTTAATACAGGGAAAATTGATGCATGTGTAACAGATGGTATCGTGGCTGGATATACACTCAAGCAGGATTCAAGTTTGGATTTAAGAATCTTAAGTCCATATGACGCAGAAGCTGCAGGCAAAATTGGAGCTGCTTTGCGCTTTGAAGATAAGGAGTTCAATGCAGAAGTTAACAAAACGTTAAATGATATGAAGAAAGATGGAACGTTAATGAAAATTCTACAGGAATTCGGTTTGAATCAAGATTATTTTGTATCGGTTGAAGATGGAAAAACAACGAATACGAAGTGA
- a CDS encoding amino acid ABC transporter permease — MTLHFAKAAELLIPSLFHGFGVVIQATVLGFLLATVLGMIIAIGRLSTIKIVKGILYLYLELIRGTPLLVQLVYIYYVVPLLLNLIASMFGFKTNIQIASVTAGILGLGINYGCYMSEVVRAAILSIDKGQTEAALVLGFGKYEALFRIVMPQALRSIIPSLGNYLVMMVKDTSLLAYVAVNELLLRTQNFASQTFLTIESYTFLAIAYLIISIPLSYFVKFIEYRLKDK; from the coding sequence ATGACACTACATTTTGCTAAAGCAGCGGAACTTTTAATTCCTTCTCTCTTTCATGGATTTGGTGTTGTTATTCAGGCCACTGTTTTGGGGTTTCTGCTTGCAACTGTCTTGGGAATGATTATTGCGATAGGTAGGCTCTCTACTATTAAAATAGTCAAAGGAATTTTATATCTTTATTTGGAACTGATTCGAGGAACACCGTTACTGGTACAGCTCGTATATATCTATTATGTAGTTCCCTTGCTCTTGAATTTGATCGCAAGTATGTTTGGTTTTAAAACAAATATTCAAATAGCATCGGTGACTGCAGGTATATTGGGATTAGGTATTAATTATGGCTGTTATATGTCTGAAGTGGTCAGAGCAGCGATACTTTCCATTGACAAGGGGCAGACAGAAGCAGCTTTAGTCCTGGGGTTTGGAAAATATGAGGCATTATTTCGTATTGTTATGCCTCAGGCATTACGCAGTATTATACCATCCCTTGGAAATTATCTCGTTATGATGGTTAAAGATACATCTCTGCTAGCGTATGTTGCGGTAAATGAATTGCTGCTCAGGACGCAAAATTTTGCATCTCAAACTTTTTTGACGATTGAATCGTATACCTTTTTGGCGATAGCATATTTAATCATCAGTATCCCGCTATCTTATTTTGTTAAATTTATCGAATACAGATTAAAAGATAAATAG